The window TTCAGCAGCCACCAGCTTTGGATTATCTGCTTTTTGGGGGgctttgttttttctgcttttggggagcggggggggggggggcaggtcaGCCACAATTCTCTCCCACCCACGGTTTCTCTCTTCCTGAAGGGGGCAGGATGGCTGCCACCACCTGGGGTCTGACTGCTTCCCTTAAAAGCTGCCAGTCAGGAGCAGGACAGGAGGTGCTGACCTCCCAGGGAAATAAACCGATTCAGATGCAGCTGAGTTCCTTTAATTCAGATCAGACCACAGACAAACACCCCATTTCTTTGTGTAGTTTAACAGACTACCCTCAAGATAGCCCAGAAGAAACATCTGGAGGAAATGTTAGCTgcccttctctctcctcctccccgccccttttaaattatatttctaaaaaCGCAGAGCCGCATTAAAAAGAGTCTGAAAATACAACTGTGAGAACAAGCGAAACGGCAAAGGAGCAGAGACGTAAAGCCTTCCAGCTGCAATTCCAAATGAGGTTTTCTTTGCGTCATCTTGGAGACGCCTCTTTTCAAAGAGCAAGAGAGGAGATGCCGGCAAGCTCGGGGGACCCCAAAATACAAGCTGTTGGGGAAAGCGGCCCAAGTCCATCCAGGTCATTGGAACCATTTCCCATAAAGCAGGTCACTCTCTCGTTTCGAAAGAATTTGTGGCCATTCCTGGGTAGCAGGATCGGGTCTGTTTACATCAGAGGCATAGTGAGTTCCAGGTCTGGGCCAGTTAATGCTTCCCAAGACCCTGAAAAACTGCACCCCACGGGTGTGTGAAGAGCCAAGGAGTGCCGGGGGGCCCACAGGAAACGTCTCCAAGCAGCTTTATTAATGGGACATTGAGAACAGCCTTGGTGTGGCACGAAGAACAAGCAGCTACAGGTGGAAGTCCTCCACCGGTGGTTCTGCCAACGGGATACGGTCAAAGTGAGCAACACGATGAAAAGAGGACCCTGAACGAATGACCCCATCCAGATTCCAGCTCTAGGGGCTGATCTTCTAGTGCAGCCAGTTAAAAGGAGGAAAACTGGGTCAGCTGGAGATTGCCAGGAATTTAGCACATGGCCAGAGAACTCTCTCTTCGCGTTTCCCTCTCTCAGGGCTAAGGATGTCCATTGCATGGAATTATGCAGCTTAGACCACacaacgcacacacacacaccccgtgggGTAGGTTGGCTGGAGAGGCAGAGGCCTGGGGGACTCTCTGCCGTGGGTGTGTTACAGAGCTAAGCCTGCTCCGTACCGGCCGCAGCCCTGCTTCCTTCAGCTGCCTTCATCGCAAAGTGGGACTTGCTATCAAGAACGGCATAGACAGTTTGAGTTTTCAGTCTCAGTTCAGAGGGGGGATCGCTGGGCTGCagggaaaaacagaagagaagccCCCCTGTAGATGGCCCCTCCACAGAGCCCCTCCGCTCGAGAGCCCCGGAGAGCGTCTCCAGAATGGCCCCCTTTGAAAGCACCTGGGCGCGTTTCCACTCAGGCCTCAAACAAGATGGTGGGTTTGTGCAAGAACAGGACGGGGCCAGGGAAGAGGGGGACTTTGCCATCCTCTGACCAGCCACCAGGAGAAAACGGCGGCCAGCATTCCATAGCGGCCCAAGAAAGCTGCTCGGAAGGGTCCCCGGAGATTACGCCTGGCTTGGAGGTGTTGGTGCTGGCTTTTATGGGACCCACAGGGATTAGGAGGGGCGGCACAGGGGGACCAACCCATCTCTCTGCCTCTGCTTTGGCCAAAGGAGGGCCACATCCGGGCAGCCTCCAGAgcgggcaggaggaggaggggaagcaggTACCTGTCAGCTGTTCCTCTGCAAACACTTCCTCAGGGCTGGCCCAATGACCTGATGCCACCACCAGGGTAAAAAATAGTTTACAGCTCGGAGGCTGCTGAGCAGCTGGGTTTGTTTTAGAGAACAGCTGGCCTTCCCCAATGGAAACGCTCCCTCCCTGCAGGGCATGGCAAACCTGACTGTTTGATAAAGCCTTGTGGGGGGGGCGGTGTGTGACGATGCAGGGGTGTACTTTGAACCCTGCAGTTGGGgctttcttctgtattttaaCACACATTTCTCGCATGCAGATTTTTTCCAGCCATCCTGCCCCATTCTCAGAGATTTGGGGTTTGGAGGTGGGGAGGGTAAAGTACATGTTTTGATCATGTCACTCTTATTTAACTCCTTAGGGTTTGATTTCCCTTTAGGAGATgaaagagtcacttgttgagatgggcggctatagaaaacaaacaaacaaacaaaataagagGCCAGTTCAATCTGGCTTCAGCTGTGAAGCATCAAAGCCGACGTTGCCCCGGTCTGGCACAGCAAACTCACCTGGCCGCATCCGCTCCCTGGGGGCCTGGCTTTTGATCTCAGCTCAGCATATGTGGTCTTGCAAGGCTGCTCGGTCTTGGGTGGGCCTGCAGAGTGCAAGAGGGCTTACTGTATTGGGCCTCCCTCGGGAGCAGAAAGAAAGGCCTTTCTCTTTACCTGGGGCCACAACCTTTTCAACACCATGAAGCTTTCCAGCTCATTTAATCTCTCCTGCTTGCATTTGTAGCAGATGTATCTAGTTTTCCAGCCTGTTATTAAATGTTTGGAAAGTTGCTCAGGGAAGGTTTTGTTGTGATATGTTTGAAACAGCTCAATCATTTTGAAACAAAGAAATCAAAGGTGCTGGCAGTGATGAACTAGGAGAGCCAAGGATTAAGAGAAGGAAGATGCAAGGAGAAAACTTCAGGTGCATCCGCCTCCCCCAGCCCTGGGCCACAGGGATGCGTTAGCCCACAACTCCCAgtggctggggaggatggaagTTGGAGTTCCACCTCTCTGGGGAAGCAAGGGGGCCTGGCAGAGCTTTCCTTCGGCCCCTACCAGTGGGCTCCTACCTCTGCGGGGGgtccttctcctcctttctgtCCAGATCCACAGTGACCCCAAAAGGACAGCCGTCGTGACCATGATGGCGAGCAAATACCAAGGCCAGAGTGGGGGTCTTGTTTCCTTTGCCTCTGCAGAGTTTAACAGACCTCCGGTTAGACCTCCCTCCTTCCAGGGCTGGCTGTGCCTCCTCCCTGAGGGGCCAAGGCGAAGCTGGCTCACCTGGACTGTGGCAGCAGGAGGCCACCCCCAGCGAGGCCCTCTCCTCTGCAGCACTGCTGACCAGGCAGGTGATGGGCAAGAGGGAGGAACCGAAATGCCAAGACAGCTGAAGAGCTGTGCCGTTGCCAGAAAGCCGGTACCAGTCAGAGCCCCCTTCTTCCAAGGCCTGGGGGGGCTCTCCTTTGGCCCACGAGATCTTGAACTCCCCGCTCCCAGTGCCCTCGCAGTACAGGGTCATGTTGCACCCCTCTGGGAAGCGGGAGGTGACGCTGCAGTTCACCCATGGGGTCGGGACTGGCTCTGCAGGGGGAACCAAGACACCGTCGATTCCTTCCACAACCTGGCcgtttgtctctctctctctcaatcaatcaatcaatcaaatttatgaaTTGTAACCATCTTAAGGAGGATGGTAGAACCAATGTAGGTGTGCTAATTGTGTTTGCACTCTGCCGCTTCCCATGCATTTTAACTAATTTTCTTGTGCTGTCTTGATTGTCTCGGCCAGACAGAAAGACAGGATATCAACCAAATCCATCAAACCCTAATCAGTAAATTCAAGGACACAGTAAAGTCACTTTCTGTAGCTGCCCTCAAATACTAAGCATTGAATTCATTTTGGTGACAGAACATTTGGTGGGTATTTTTCTCTAGGAATTCAGTTAACACAGCTAATCGGCTAACATCTCTTTTAAGGATAACTCTATTTTCAAggccatatatttttctttttttcttttttctgttatcccTTTGGGGACCATGTTAGTAAAAGAATGGAAAGCGAAGAGTTTCTGACTCTTTCGATCTGGCTAGGATATTTGAGTTGATGCTCCAAACTTTGACATCCTGGGAAGCGGGTAGAAGTCAACCTGAGACCACCCAGCAGGAAACAGGGAGTGGGCTGCCAGTCTCTGGAGTAAAGATGCCCTCCCTTGGCTGATGCCCAGATGCCCTCCCTTGGCTGACCCACGACCAAGTCCAGCTTGCTTCTCCAGCTGAGCTTACCATGGACGGTGAGGGTGAAGCTGTAATCTTTCACACCTCCTCCATGGAACTTCACCCGTGCCATGAATATCCCATTGTCCCCTGTTTCCAGATCCCAGATCCTCAGGCAGGTCATGTTGATCACTTCAATACGTCGCCCAAACCTGTGCTCTGAATGAATCCGGTGGGAGCTTCCGCTGCTTTCCATGAGGAGGACCCTCTGGCCGGCTCGGGGCGCAAAGTCCCACTCGGTGGCAGACATGAGTTGGTCTGAAGGGACGCTGGCAGAAAGCAGGACTGAGGCCCCCCGGGTCACATCCAGCTGGTTTTCAGGATTGCGTCCTCTCGGGTCAGATAAGGTGCCTTTCAAACAGAAACAAAGGCTgcaagattgtgtgtgtgtgtgtgctgggggGGCTGGACGAAGAGGTACGGTGACACAGTACTCAACCCCACTTGTAGAAATACCCCTTTTCTTGAAGGGAAACTTTTTTGcagccagaaagaaagaaagaaagaaagaaagaaagaaagaaagaaagaaagaaagaaagaaacgtgCCCCTCTTCCCCTCTAACGAATCCACCTCAAAGGGAAGCCCCGCCGTTCATCCTCCCCCGCTCCCCCGCCCCCCACTTTCTCAGGACCCTCCGACGCCTCCGCGTCCGCGGAGATGCCTCGTCTTTGCAGCGGGTTCTTCTCCGGCGGGGAGGGCGGCGCGGAGTTTTCGCCCTGCCCGCCCCTCGCCCCCCTCCGGGGGACCCGAAGACACTCACCCAGCAGCGAAGAGGCGAGGGTCCCCACCCACAGCAGGACGCAGCTGCTCCAGCATCTGCCCACCACCTTCCTCCGGCAGCGCAGGGCGGCTCCCCTCGACGCCATCTGGCCGGGCCCGCCGGGAGGGCTCTGGGGGAAAGCGCCTCTTTCTCCGGCGGCGGTCCTGCTTTCCCCCAGTATCCGCTTCCTCCGCGAGTGGGGAGGTGGGTGGGATCAAAATCAGGAAGCTCCGGGATGGGCCGGCTTGGCTTCTCCTGCGCGAGAATGGCCGGCTCTGCCCGTCCAGGAGCGCGCCTCGTCCTCCCGTGCTCCTTACTCCTCTTCCCCCGCGGGCCCGCCCGGGCGCCTCGGTCTGTTCTCCGTCCCCGCAGCAGGACCTCGGGAGTGGTGGGGGAAGCGTGGGGCGGTCTTCTTGGGGCTGCAGCCACGGCGGATCAGGGGCCGGGCTGGCGGGTGGGTGCCGGCCCCTTCTCGAAAGAGAAAGTTGGCGAGCCTTGCGCTGTGCGAGGCTTCTGCCTCCCCCCGCGGTCTTTGTCCCCCCCCCTGCCGCCCCCGGGGTCAGCACCGAGGGTTCAGCATCGTCCGGTCTTTTACCAgccaccggggggggggggacgttcGGCTGGCCCTCTCCATCCAGAATCAAAGCAGTCCTGGCCCACCCAGACCCCAAGGAAAAGGCGGGCAGCCTCCGcagcagaaggcaggcaggcaggcaggcagagggaAGGTTTAATCGGCGGGGCTgagctgcccctgcccctgccccccgAAAGACCTCGGGGGGCCCCGAGGCTCCTCTCACCTCCACTTGTGCCTCGCAACgccagccctgtgaggtaggccacacttgtgtgtctgtgtgtgtgtggggggggggggtggaatcaaGGGGCTGAGATTGTGGGCCTTCTCAGTCCAGTCCCTTTTGCAGCCAGGAGCCTGTGGAGCCCTGCGAAGCGAACAGCCGCCTTGAGGGCCCTGCGCTGCCCCTGCTGATGGGGGAGTCAGCCTCTGCTCTGCGGAGCTCCAGGACAGGAAGGGACACCCCCCAGCCCCTTTTCTGCAGCGCAGCCCCTCTGGACCTTTTCTTCCTAGCCTGGCTGTGGCCAGCTGTCAGTGGTCGGAAAGACGGTACTTTTTAAAGGTGGAATGTTTTCGGCAACACTTAACTGCTAGTCTTTAGCGACTGAAGCAGTGTTGCTTCTGTTCATGCTGAAATGCAAAGGGTGAAAACTAGATGGAGACAGTGGGAGTTTATTTTAAGTCATTTTATCTGACCGTGGTCCAAGAAAGAAGAATTATGGCTGGGGATTTCCTGAGTAAACAGCCCTTTGCAGATTTACTAACatgtttaaagaaaataaattctgataTTCATGTTTAAAGTGTCTTTTCCACTCTGGTAGATTCTgttcttcttccctccttcctgctGCCTGTATCCAAAGCTGA of the Candoia aspera isolate rCanAsp1 chromosome 17, rCanAsp1.hap2, whole genome shotgun sequence genome contains:
- the LOC134506474 gene encoding uncharacterized protein LOC134506474, translating into MASRGAALRCRRKVVGRCWSSCVLLWVGTLASSLLGTLSDPRGRNPENQLDVTRGASVLLSASVPSDQLMSATEWDFAPRAGQRVLLMESSGSSHRIHSEHRFGRRIEVINMTCLRIWDLETGDNGIFMARVKFHGGGVKDYSFTLTVHEPVPTPWVNCSVTSRFPEGCNMTLYCEGTGSGEFKISWAKGEPPQALEEGGSDWYRLSGNGTALQLSWHFGSSLLPITCLVSSAAEERASLGVASCCHSPEAKETRPPLWPWYLLAIMVTTAVLLGSLWIWTERRRRTPRRGWKTRYICYKCKQERLNELESFMVLKRLWPQVKRKAFLSAPEGGPIQ